From Sceloporus undulatus isolate JIND9_A2432 ecotype Alabama chromosome 6, SceUnd_v1.1, whole genome shotgun sequence, one genomic window encodes:
- the LOC121935255 gene encoding vomeronasal type-2 receptor 26-like gives MVPNESHQFMGIIHLLKRFGWTWVGLLAAGDESGDRFLQVLEALFTQYEICSAFTQRLTRDGRLPQVPDLVRMADVIDQHLMNQRTRTLVIYGETLALMWLSTALFLSGIDYSYVGKVWIMTGQIEFAVTGLSRNWNFEIFQGSISFAIHSKECLGFKTYLQTIKPDWTQGGSFLKEFLEQALGCSIPTPLKPVGSENMCTEEERLEGLPEAVFDMHMSGHSYSIYNAVYAIAHALHDLHTSRSSYRSTMGWKKRQDLHPWQLHYFLQTITFNNSAGETLFFNNRMEMESGFDVMNLFIFPNNSYWQVQIGSLDSKDIEQTQLIINEDIIQWHRSFNEVRPLSLCNEYCKAGYHKRKKEGEKFCCYHCDRCPEGKFSHTRDMASCFACPEDKYPNKDQSLCIRKTITFLSYEEPLGISLASLAAYCSLITLFVLGAFIKNRDTPIVKANNRDLTYTLLVSLFLCFLCSFLFLGQPRMVACFLRQSAFGIIFSVAVSSVLAKTITVVIAFMATKPGSQMRKWMGKRLANSIVISCSLIQASICMIWLGTSPPFPHLDMKSGTGEMVAECNEGSVLMFYLVLGYMGLLAIISFTVAFLARKLPDSFNEAKFITFSMLMFCSVWLSFFPAYTSTKGKYMVAVEIFSILASSAGLLSCIFFPKCYIILLRPELNNKEQLIRKK, from the exons ATGGTCCCCAATGAATCCCATCAGTTTATGGGGATTATCCATTTACTTAAGCGTTTTGGATGGACATGGGTTGGACTGTTGGCTGCAGGTGATGAAAGTGGAGACCGTTTCTTGCAGGTTTTAGAGGCATTGTTTACTCAGTATGAAATCTGCTCAGCCTTCACACAAAGACTGACCCGTGATGGCCGTTTACCTCAGGTCCCTGATCTAGTCCGTATGGCTGATGTGATTGATCAACATTTAATGAATCAGAGGACTAGAACCTTGGTCATCTATGGTGAAACTCTGGCCTTAATGTGGTTGAGCACTGCATTGTTCTTATCAGGAATTGATTACAGTTATGTTGGGAAGGTATGGATCATGACAGGACAGATTGAATTCGCAGTCACTGGTCTTTCAAGGAACTGgaattttgaaatattccaaGGGTCCATTTCCTTTGCCATCCACTCCAAGGAATGTCTAGGCTTCAAGACATATCTTCAGACTATAAAACCTGACTGGACACAAGGAGGTAGTTTTCTCAAAGAGTTCCTTGAACAAGCActtggatgctcaattcccactCCCCTAAAACCAGTGGGATCTGAGAACATGTGTACCGAGGAGGAGAGGCTGGAGGGCCTTCCTGAGGCTGTCTTTGACATGCACATGAGTGGCCACAGCTACAGTATCTATAATGCCGTTTATGCCatagcacatgctttgcatgacTTGCACACATCTAGATCCAGTTACAGATCAACGATGGGGTGGAAAAAACGTCAAGATCTCCATCCTTGGCAG CTCCATTACTTTCTTCAAACCATCACCTTTAACAACTCAGCTGGAGAAACACTGTTTTTCAATAACCGAATGGAAATGGAATCTGGCTTTGATGTAATGAATTTATTCATATTCCCAAATAATTCGTATTGGCAAGTGCAGATTGGCAGTCTGGATTCCAAGGACATTGAACAAACACAATTAATCATTAATGAAGACATAATTCAATGGCACAGAAGCTTTAATGAG GTTCGCCCTCTTTCTCTGTGTAATGAATACTGCAAAGCTGGATAtcacaaaagaaagaaggaaggtgaGAAATTTTGCTGCTACCATTGTGATCGTTGCCCAGAAGGGAAGTTTTCTCACACAAGGG atatgGCCAGCTGTTTTGCATGCCCAGAAGATAAATACCCAAACAAAGACCAAAGCCTGTGCATTCGAAAAACGATCACCTTTCTGTCCTATGAAGAACCTTTAGGAATAAGTTTAGCATCCCTTGCAGCCTATTGTTCTCTGATCACACTCTTTGTGCTGGGGGCCTTTATTAAGAACAGAGATACTCCCATTGTCAAAGCCAACAACCGGGACCTCACTTACACTCTCCTTGTCTCCCTCTTCCTCTGTTTTCTctgttctttcctctttcttggaCAACCTAGAATGGTGGCTTGCTTTCTGAGACAATCAGCTTTTGGCATCATCTTCTCTGTGGCCGTTTCCTCTGTCTTGGCCAAAACAATAACTGTGGTTATAGCTTTCATGGCTACCAAACCAGGGTCCCAAATGAGGAAGTGGATGGGCAAAAGACTGGCCAACTCCATTGTCATCTCCTGCTCGCTTATCCAAGCAAGTATTTGTATGATTTGGCTAGGAACatccccaccttttccccattTGGACATGAAGTCGGGGACTGGGGAGATGGTTGCAGAATGCAATGAAGGTTCTGTCCTGATGTTTTACCTTGTGCTCGGTTACATGGGACTTCTAGCCATCATTAGCTTCACAGTGGCCTTTTTAGCCCGGAAACTGCCAGACAGTTTCAATGAAGCAAAGTTTATTACTTTTAGCATGCTGATGTTTTGCAGTGTTTGGTTGTCCTTTTTCCCAGCTTACACAAGCACTAAAGGGAAATATATGGTGGCTGTTGAAATTTTCTCCATCTTAGCTTCTAGTGCTGGGTTACTCAGCTGTATATTTTTCCCTAAATGTTACATTATTCTACTGAGACCTGAGCTGAACAACAAGGAACAGCTCATCAGGAAAAAGTAA